One window from the genome of Struthio camelus isolate bStrCam1 unplaced genomic scaffold, bStrCam1.hap1 HAP1_SCAFFOLD_71, whole genome shotgun sequence encodes:
- the LOC138065121 gene encoding LOW QUALITY PROTEIN: olfactory receptor 6B1-like (The sequence of the model RefSeq protein was modified relative to this genomic sequence to represent the inferred CDS: substituted 1 base at 1 genomic stop codon), producing MRDLWCSVEEGEWDNRTFPMEFLLLGMRNVPSLQTPLFLLSLIIYSGTMVANMLIVVLVVADRHLHTPMYFFLGNLSSLETCYSSTILPRLLASFLTGNRTISAHGRMAQLYFLVSFAVSECYLLAMMSYDRYLAICQPLLYASLMSXKVSLQLAAASWLLGVLISTVVTSFLSHLRFCGPNVIDHFFCDFTPVLKLLCSDTRVITLLASIISILNTVFPFLVTLASYVCIIAAILRIPSSKGKQKAFSTCSSHLTVVTVFYATIIVYLMPRTPQLRQLNKVFSFFYTILTPLVNPLIYSLCNREVREALRKGLSRALASSMSSKYCCARVVKSPLVHM from the coding sequence ATGAGGGACCTGTGGTGCTCTGTGGAGGAAGGGGAATGGGACAATCGCACATTTCCAATGgagtttctcctgctgggaatgAGGAATGTCCCCTCACTCCAGACACCGCTCTTCCTCCTCTCGCTCATCATCTACTCAGGAACGATGGTGGCGAACATGCTCattgttgtgctggtggtggcagaccggcacctgcacacccccatgtacttcttcctgggcaacctgtcctccttggagacctgctacagctccaccatcctgccccggctgctggccagcttcctgACCGGCAACAGGACCATTTCTGCTCATGGCCGTATGGCTCAGCTCTATTTCTTAGTTTCCTTTGCAGTTAGTGAGTGTTACCTGCTGGCCATGATGTCCTACGATCGGTACTTGGCCATATGCCAGCCCCTGCTCTATGCAAGCCTCATGAGCTAGAAGGTCtctctacagctggcagcagcctcttggctaCTGGGAGTGCTTATCTCTACAGtagtcacttctttcttatcCCACTTAAGGTTTTGTGGCCCCAATGTTATTGaccatttcttctgtgattttaccCCTGTGCTGAAGCTTCTCTGCAGTGACACCAGGGTGATCACACTACTAGCTTCCATAATATCTATCCTGAAtacagttttccctttcttagTCACACTGGCCTCCTACGTGTGCATCATAGCTGCCATCCTGAGGATCCCATCTAGCAAGGGCAAGCAGAAGGCCTTCTCCACCTGTTCCTCTCACCTCACTGTTGTCACTGTTTTCTATGCCACCATCATTGTCTACCTGATGCCCAGAACcccccagctgaggcagctcaacaaagtgttctcctttttctataCCATCCTCACACCCCTGGTCAatcccctcatctacagcctgtgcaacagggaggtcagggaggccctgaggaaagggctcagcagagctttggccaGCTCCATGAGCTCCAAGTACTGCTGTGCCAGGGTGGTAAAATCACCTCTGGTGCATATGTGA